Proteins encoded by one window of Enterococcus saccharolyticus subsp. saccharolyticus:
- a CDS encoding PhzF family phenazine biosynthesis protein — translation MKQYIVDAFTKEVFKGNPAAICLLDTWLPDETLQAIALENNLSETAFLVKADEGYQLRWFSLGGEIDLCGHATMAAAYVLVNFYESSDELIFHTMSGKLTVTHQAGRFEISFPSFALQEVPITEEMVAAIGCRPVTAYLGRDLLCVLDSAQAVVAVVPNQEKIEKLAGLLLHVTAKDNQYTCVSRTFAPKLNIAEDPVCGSGHCHIVPYWAQELQTNEITAYQASTRGGILYGTYAGERTKLAGYATLFAIAEIFI, via the coding sequence ATGAAACAATATATTGTCGATGCATTTACAAAAGAAGTATTTAAGGGAAACCCGGCAGCTATTTGTCTGTTGGATACGTGGTTACCAGATGAGACCTTGCAAGCAATCGCGTTAGAAAACAACTTGTCAGAAACTGCTTTTTTGGTAAAAGCAGATGAAGGGTATCAGTTACGTTGGTTTTCTTTAGGCGGAGAAATTGATTTATGTGGACATGCCACCATGGCAGCTGCATATGTATTGGTCAATTTTTATGAAAGCTCCGATGAATTAATTTTTCATACGATGAGTGGGAAACTTACCGTCACCCATCAAGCAGGACGCTTTGAAATTAGCTTTCCATCGTTTGCTTTACAAGAGGTACCCATTACAGAGGAGATGGTTGCGGCCATTGGTTGTCGTCCGGTGACTGCTTATCTAGGGCGAGATTTGTTATGTGTGCTTGATTCTGCCCAAGCGGTGGTTGCTGTCGTTCCAAATCAAGAGAAGATCGAAAAATTAGCAGGTTTATTGTTACATGTTACTGCTAAAGACAATCAGTATACTTGTGTTTCCCGTACCTTTGCACCTAAATTAAACATCGCCGAAGATCCAGTCTGTGGCAGTGGTCATTGTCATATAGTTCCGTATTGGGCGCAAGAATTACAAACCAATGAAATTACGGCGTATCAAGCTTCAACACGTGGTGGTATTTTATACGGCACTTATGCTGGTGAGCGCACGAAATTAGCTGGTTATGCGACGCTATTTGCGATAGCTGAGATTTTTATTTAG
- a CDS encoding 3-oxoacyl-ACP reductase: MSEFQEKVVFVTGAASGIGHAQATAFLEAGSFVFGVDIQTDFGDLSRQTNFYPFTGDLSQQMVCQEAVATCQRHFGSIDILLNTAGILDGYKTVEETDIDLWQKIFATNVTSMFVLTKEILPQMVQRATGTIINMASVASFVGGGGGIAYTSAKHAVAGFTKQLALDYAEKGLHINGIAPGAIQTPMNAADFEGDGAMAKWVADETPVKRWAQPEEVAAVTLFLASEHSRYMQGTILPVDGGWLLK, encoded by the coding sequence ATGAGTGAGTTTCAAGAAAAGGTAGTGTTCGTCACTGGCGCAGCGTCAGGGATTGGTCATGCGCAAGCAACTGCTTTTTTAGAAGCAGGAAGCTTTGTTTTTGGTGTGGATATTCAAACAGATTTCGGTGACTTATCTCGCCAAACGAATTTTTACCCATTTACAGGTGATTTAAGTCAACAAATGGTTTGTCAAGAAGCAGTAGCTACTTGTCAGCGACATTTTGGTTCTATTGATATTCTCTTGAATACAGCAGGCATTTTAGATGGGTATAAAACGGTTGAAGAAACAGATATCGACTTGTGGCAAAAAATATTTGCAACGAATGTGACCAGCATGTTCGTTTTGACAAAAGAAATTCTACCGCAGATGGTGCAACGAGCAACAGGAACCATTATTAATATGGCATCCGTTGCAAGCTTTGTAGGCGGTGGCGGTGGAATTGCATATACTTCGGCTAAACATGCGGTTGCTGGGTTTACCAAACAGTTAGCACTTGATTATGCTGAAAAAGGACTGCATATTAACGGTATTGCTCCAGGGGCGATTCAAACACCTATGAATGCTGCTGATTTTGAAGGCGATGGTGCGATGGCAAAATGGGTAGCAGATGAAACTCCTGTAAAAAGATGGGCGCAACCCGAAGAAGTAGCTGCAGTGACGTTATTTTTAGCGAGTGAGCATTCTCGTTACATGCAAGGAACGATTTTACCAGTTGATGGTGGTTGGTTACTAAAATAA
- a CDS encoding YibE/F family protein, protein MKQKIILGIVATILCVFSSLLIQTYSGQWYHQPLAKIQLVEIKDSQQQITAIGINGEKKGQQMQLVAPYQENEIESVHLVKGNQVFYQGKDVVEKKRDGFVFFMVSFLLLTLLFVGGKTGITTFISAVLNSGALFFTIWFYREHTSLSLLPITMIYMVFSVAITLFLIDGIQKNSLQKFLATLVTILTTFGICYMTMAMLHDKGLRFEDMGVLTRPYRPIYLASLLVGAIGASLDTVVTVIATLEEIETRNQHVTLKQLIQSGKTVGNDISGTMINVLICSYFSSAIPVILLYLFNGWTFSQTINMLLSLEAVRVLCGGFGILLSIPISLFFFSLGRRKLA, encoded by the coding sequence ATGAAACAGAAAATAATCTTAGGAATTGTTGCGACAATTCTTTGTGTTTTTAGTAGTTTATTGATTCAAACTTACAGTGGGCAATGGTACCACCAACCCTTGGCAAAAATTCAATTAGTAGAAATCAAAGACAGTCAACAACAAATTACGGCTATTGGCATCAACGGGGAGAAAAAAGGACAGCAAATGCAATTAGTTGCTCCCTATCAAGAAAATGAAATTGAAAGTGTACACTTGGTGAAAGGGAATCAAGTATTTTACCAAGGGAAGGATGTTGTAGAAAAAAAAAGAGATGGCTTTGTGTTTTTTATGGTTAGCTTTTTGTTATTAACTTTGTTATTTGTGGGTGGCAAAACGGGTATCACGACCTTTATTAGTGCTGTTTTAAATAGTGGGGCTCTTTTCTTCACGATTTGGTTTTATCGTGAGCATACGTCGCTATCATTATTGCCGATTACGATGATTTATATGGTGTTTTCGGTAGCAATTACGTTATTTTTAATCGATGGTATCCAAAAAAATAGCCTGCAAAAATTTTTAGCTACCCTGGTTACTATTTTGACAACGTTTGGTATTTGTTATATGACTATGGCAATGCTGCATGATAAAGGGTTACGCTTTGAAGATATGGGCGTATTAACTAGACCGTATCGTCCAATTTATTTAGCTAGTTTGTTAGTCGGTGCAATTGGTGCTTCGTTGGATACTGTCGTGACAGTTATTGCAACATTGGAAGAAATTGAAACTCGTAATCAACATGTGACATTAAAACAATTGATTCAATCAGGGAAAACAGTTGGAAATGATATTAGTGGAACGATGATTAACGTCTTAATTTGTTCGTATTTTAGTAGCGCCATTCCAGTTATTTTATTGTATTTATTCAATGGTTGGACATTTAGTCAAACAATCAATATGTTATTGTCATTAGAAGCGGTTCGGGTATTATGTGGAGGTTTTGGTATTTTATTATCAATTCCTATTTCATTATTCTTCTTTTCACTTGGAAGGAGGAAACTTGCATGA
- a CDS encoding helix-turn-helix domain-containing protein has protein sequence MLFLLQISIVIAFVFRFFSIFHYLAATSRLLFIHRNTLLYRIEKIETLLGYSLTTPSVAFNLAFALKLHKQYPKT, from the coding sequence ATGCTCTTTTTGTTGCAGATAAGCATCGTAATTGCCTTTGTATTCCGTTTCTTTTCCATCTTTCACTATTTAGCTGCAACCTCTCGTCTTCTGTTTATTCATCGCAATACGTTGCTTTATCGTATTGAAAAAATTGAAACACTCTTGGGATATTCACTCACAACACCTTCTGTAGCTTTTAACCTAGCTTTTGCGTTAAAATTACACAAACAATACCCAAAAACATAA
- a CDS encoding NAD(P)H-binding protein: MKRLLIFGGSGFLGREIIKIACKQYHVISVSRHGQPKEVEEWMSEIQWEKGDVFQTETWCHLLKEVDVVIDAVGLLIENPKKGMTYERFNIEPARITARKAQEMKVPHFVYISANQFTTLFLKRYFHSKAVAETLVLSYFPKALLVRPSFMYGKNRKLTTTQAKLIRLAKKVPLLSQPIKKLQPQNVEEVAQAIVIKIQEMTEKT; this comes from the coding sequence ATGAAACGATTACTAATTTTTGGTGGGAGTGGTTTTTTAGGTCGAGAAATCATTAAAATTGCGTGTAAGCAATATCATGTAATCAGTGTTTCACGTCATGGTCAACCCAAAGAAGTGGAAGAATGGATGTCAGAAATTCAATGGGAAAAAGGGGATGTTTTTCAAACAGAAACATGGTGCCATCTCTTAAAAGAAGTGGATGTTGTGATTGATGCTGTTGGTTTATTGATTGAAAATCCTAAAAAAGGCATGACGTATGAACGATTTAATATTGAACCTGCAAGAATTACTGCTCGAAAAGCGCAGGAAATGAAGGTACCACATTTCGTTTATATTTCTGCGAATCAATTTACGACTCTTTTTTTAAAACGCTATTTTCATTCAAAAGCTGTAGCAGAGACACTTGTTTTATCCTATTTTCCTAAGGCGTTGTTGGTTCGTCCAAGTTTTATGTATGGTAAAAATCGCAAACTCACTACAACGCAAGCGAAACTTATTCGTTTGGCAAAAAAAGTGCCGCTTCTTTCGCAACCAATTAAAAAATTACAACCACAAAATGTCGAAGAGGTTGCACAAGCAATTGTTATAAAAATTCAAGAAATGACTGAAAAAACATAG
- a CDS encoding sce7725 family protein has product MYYPYFRGKQFDLIALRTLLEDNRLSKKIQPIIEPVKQTTALTKLLETSQQTAHPFYIIQNPQVGAFATENGLATLRQLPTQKAYLLDQPLETLETTATMMIVQQATPALASEWTVYEGKVLVPEEFRLLQKVRGERILSEDVFTRLPRTHFYQEQPDELFSTTHQTYQKKGFAGFSDFSIDSRIYYEHGYPTPILSLHLVYFSDEQLRIHHFLSPEELPSQKEKFLALMLEVDRWLTKLCGTKPTKGLELLLENAAKDKFPGMGVMRKAAVMHHLELMSRYLDGR; this is encoded by the coding sequence ATGTATTATCCGTATTTTCGTGGAAAGCAGTTTGATTTAATTGCCTTGCGTACGTTGTTAGAAGACAATCGTTTATCCAAAAAAATTCAACCAATTATTGAACCGGTGAAACAAACGACAGCATTGACTAAATTGCTAGAGACAAGCCAACAAACAGCCCATCCATTTTATATTATTCAGAATCCACAAGTCGGTGCATTTGCTACAGAGAATGGGTTAGCAACACTACGTCAATTACCAACTCAAAAAGCGTATTTGTTGGATCAACCATTGGAAACGCTAGAAACGACGGCGACAATGATGATTGTCCAACAAGCAACTCCCGCGTTAGCGAGTGAATGGACTGTTTATGAAGGGAAAGTCTTAGTTCCTGAAGAATTTCGGTTATTGCAAAAAGTGCGTGGTGAACGGATTTTATCAGAAGATGTTTTTACACGACTTCCACGCACGCATTTTTATCAGGAACAGCCCGATGAACTTTTTTCAACGACGCATCAAACCTACCAGAAAAAAGGGTTTGCAGGGTTTAGTGACTTCTCAATTGATAGTCGTATTTATTATGAACACGGGTATCCAACGCCAATACTAAGTCTACATCTTGTCTATTTTTCTGATGAACAATTGCGAATTCATCACTTTTTATCACCAGAAGAACTACCGTCACAAAAAGAAAAATTCTTAGCGTTAATGCTAGAAGTCGATCGTTGGCTCACAAAATTATGTGGTACAAAACCGACAAAAGGGTTAGAATTATTGCTAGAAAATGCCGCAAAAGACAAATTTCCAGGAATGGGTGTGATGCGCAAAGCCGCCGTCATGCATCATTTGGAACTAATGAGCCGGTATTTAGATGGGAGATAG
- a CDS encoding MFS transporter gives MKETEFSLAHWRRNFYLFLSGQFLSGITSMIVQYAIIWYLTEMTGSATVLSYATILGMLPMVLLSPFVGPLIDRWNKKLLLMITDGIVAIFAIILSLVGTFSAEFPIWLVFISLFVRSVAQTFQMPTIQSILPTIVPESELTKVNGQLGMVQSANFIIAPALGAFLFAIVPMNQLILLDVLGAILGISLLLFVAIPKIISQGEKVHLLTDTRFGVQQLVTNKGLWLLSLIGAAFTLIFMPAASMYPLMTMEYFNRSVGDAGLIEMVYALGMLAGGAIIGIFGKWKDRMKPIFAAYAVIGVAIGLSGILPATSKGFIYFIILNAFAGFATPYFNTLLMAMIQQSYDPKYLGRILGVLNSLMSITGPVGLIFAGPLADKIGVEKMFLLAGVGTLICGIITFIIPATRNYDKELQAKLNQEA, from the coding sequence TTGAAAGAAACTGAGTTTTCACTAGCGCATTGGCGCAGAAATTTTTATTTGTTTTTGAGTGGACAATTTTTATCAGGAATCACCAGTATGATTGTCCAATATGCCATTATTTGGTATTTAACAGAAATGACGGGGTCAGCAACAGTTTTAAGTTATGCAACTATTTTAGGGATGTTGCCGATGGTCTTGTTAAGTCCGTTTGTGGGGCCTTTGATTGACCGTTGGAATAAAAAATTATTGTTAATGATTACCGATGGAATTGTCGCAATTTTTGCGATTATCTTATCGTTAGTTGGGACATTTTCAGCCGAATTTCCGATATGGTTAGTGTTTATTTCTTTGTTTGTACGTTCTGTCGCACAAACTTTCCAAATGCCGACGATTCAATCTATTTTACCGACGATCGTACCTGAAAGCGAATTGACTAAAGTAAATGGACAATTAGGTATGGTACAATCAGCCAATTTTATTATTGCTCCAGCTTTGGGTGCATTTTTATTTGCGATTGTTCCGATGAATCAACTTATTTTGTTGGATGTTTTAGGCGCTATTTTAGGAATCAGCTTATTGTTATTTGTTGCTATTCCTAAAATCATCTCACAAGGGGAAAAAGTGCATTTATTGACGGATACACGTTTTGGGGTTCAACAGTTGGTCACGAATAAAGGCTTATGGTTGTTATCGTTGATTGGAGCTGCTTTTACGTTGATTTTTATGCCAGCAGCAAGTATGTATCCGCTGATGACGATGGAATATTTTAATCGTTCTGTAGGCGATGCTGGACTAATCGAAATGGTCTATGCGTTAGGAATGTTAGCTGGTGGTGCCATTATCGGGATTTTTGGGAAATGGAAAGATCGCATGAAACCCATTTTTGCAGCATACGCAGTGATTGGAGTGGCCATTGGTTTAAGTGGTATCTTACCTGCAACGAGTAAAGGATTTATCTACTTTATTATTTTAAATGCCTTTGCTGGGTTTGCGACACCTTACTTTAATACGCTATTGATGGCGATGATTCAACAAAGTTATGACCCTAAATATCTAGGGCGGATTTTGGGTGTTTTAAATTCATTAATGAGCATTACAGGTCCCGTGGGATTAATCTTTGCTGGTCCTTTAGCAGACAAAATCGGTGTAGAAAAGATGTTCCTATTAGCTGGTGTGGGTACACTGATATGTGGAATTATCACTTTTATAATTCCTGCAACACGTAATTATGACAAGGAATTACAAGCAAAGCTAAATCAAGAAGCCTAG
- a CDS encoding YibE/F family protein, whose protein sequence is MSVLGVLLVLFILCMSLILGKSAVYVLSGLFMNLVLFLLFLFFLNQGFSVYFVSFVYILGNSLITLAYVNGWNEKTKAAFYSMLLFLVVLGVIFIPLIQSLAVHGFPAQEMEELSVMNLDMPIRFSELSVAVLFIGVSGALIDGSMAIASATTELYHRREGNIEFMGLFESSMTVVKSILNSTINTLLFAFISSSLALIFWYQDLNIPWQEMIHSKAFVDELAIILLSGVGVAVILPFTSVVTCWYLLKQKTR, encoded by the coding sequence ATGAGTGTTCTGGGTGTATTGCTTGTTTTATTTATTCTTTGCATGAGTCTCATTCTTGGGAAGTCAGCAGTCTATGTTTTAAGTGGTTTATTTATGAACTTAGTGTTATTTTTATTGTTTCTTTTCTTTTTGAATCAAGGCTTTTCGGTATACTTTGTTAGTTTCGTCTATATTTTAGGCAATAGCTTAATTACGTTAGCTTATGTAAATGGGTGGAATGAAAAAACAAAAGCGGCATTTTATAGTATGTTACTTTTTTTAGTTGTTTTAGGAGTTATTTTTATTCCGTTAATTCAAAGTTTAGCAGTTCATGGTTTTCCCGCCCAAGAAATGGAAGAATTATCTGTCATGAATTTAGATATGCCGATTCGTTTTTCGGAATTAAGTGTCGCAGTGTTGTTTATAGGTGTTTCTGGTGCATTGATTGATGGCAGTATGGCGATTGCTAGTGCAACAACTGAATTGTATCATCGCCGTGAAGGGAACATTGAATTTATGGGTTTGTTTGAATCCAGTATGACTGTTGTTAAAAGTATTTTAAATTCAACAATTAATACCTTACTTTTTGCGTTTATCAGTAGTAGTTTAGCGTTAATTTTTTGGTATCAGGATCTAAATATTCCTTGGCAAGAAATGATTCATTCCAAAGCTTTCGTTGATGAATTAGCGATTATTTTATTATCAGGAGTTGGCGTAGCAGTGATTTTACCCTTTACTAGTGTGGTAACGTGTTGGTATTTGTTGAAGCAAAAAACGAGGTGA
- a CDS encoding DUF2829 domain-containing protein codes for MTFEEILPKLKQGEKIIREGWSGFELYVTCVSGEVYDGCPVTPYFLIKTSDEGFSSFAPTVCDILAEDWKVVDA; via the coding sequence ATGACATTTGAAGAAATTTTACCAAAATTAAAACAAGGCGAAAAGATTATTCGTGAAGGGTGGAGCGGTTTTGAATTATACGTGACTTGCGTTTCAGGAGAAGTATATGACGGCTGTCCAGTCACCCCGTATTTTTTAATTAAAACATCCGATGAAGGTTTTTCAAGCTTTGCACCAACAGTTTGCGATATTTTAGCAGAGGATTGGAAAGTAGTTGACGCATGA
- a CDS encoding QueT transporter family protein: MNKEKSRSVTHWTTQETTKMALVTSLYVVVTVALAVVSFGAVQIRLSEMFNYLALYNKRYIWAITLGVAIANFSSPNGLLDVVVGSVCTFLVLVVNHQVTKRIQNMKYKMVITAIVFSLSMFTVAGQLTFLYGLPFFYNWLIIGLGELLSMTVGGIIIYFIGQKVDLTK; encoded by the coding sequence ATGAATAAAGAAAAATCACGTTCAGTTACTCACTGGACAACACAGGAAACAACAAAAATGGCATTAGTGACGAGTTTATATGTTGTCGTAACGGTCGCATTGGCCGTCGTTAGTTTTGGTGCCGTACAAATTCGATTATCAGAGATGTTCAACTATTTAGCGTTGTATAACAAACGCTATATTTGGGCAATTACATTAGGCGTAGCAATCGCTAATTTCTCTTCACCGAATGGCTTGTTGGATGTTGTTGTTGGGAGTGTCTGCACGTTTTTAGTGTTGGTCGTTAATCATCAAGTAACCAAACGTATCCAGAATATGAAATACAAAATGGTCATTACAGCAATTGTCTTTTCATTGTCGATGTTCACAGTGGCAGGACAATTAACTTTTTTATATGGTTTACCTTTTTTCTATAATTGGCTAATCATCGGCTTAGGTGAGTTACTATCGATGACTGTTGGCGGGATTATTATTTATTTTATTGGACAAAAAGTGGATTTAACAAAATAA
- a CDS encoding PhzF family phenazine biosynthesis isomerase has translation MKIQVEHIDAFSSLPNKGNPAGVVHNGDHYTTEQMQQLASKVGFNETAFVCQSNHADFQLRYFTPGHEMNLCGHGTIGAVYSLFRHQLLPSNEFTIETKAGILPIHIFFEAERLVVTMQQATPQFRPFNGFVAQLASALGLAETEIDTRYPIVYGNTGVWTLLVPIKELASFQKMIPVNALFPEVLREIPTTSIHPFCFETVYPENAMHARHFSSPYSGTIEDPVTGTASGVMGAYYQTFVEQHPLPHTVYIEQGLEIGKDGQVGVHLAGEDELTVAISGTAVYVDTFAIELEGEN, from the coding sequence ATGAAGATTCAAGTGGAACATATCGATGCGTTTAGTTCCTTACCAAATAAAGGAAATCCGGCAGGTGTTGTACACAATGGTGATCATTATACTACTGAACAAATGCAGCAGCTTGCGTCTAAGGTGGGATTTAATGAAACGGCATTTGTTTGTCAGTCTAATCATGCTGATTTCCAGTTGCGCTATTTCACACCCGGTCATGAAATGAATTTGTGTGGACATGGCACAATCGGAGCAGTCTATAGTTTGTTTCGTCATCAATTACTTCCATCAAATGAATTTACAATCGAAACAAAAGCCGGAATTTTACCAATTCATATCTTTTTTGAAGCAGAGCGATTGGTTGTGACTATGCAACAAGCAACGCCGCAATTTCGTCCATTTAATGGATTTGTTGCTCAGTTGGCAAGTGCCCTAGGTTTAGCTGAAACGGAAATTGACACTCGTTATCCCATTGTTTACGGAAATACCGGCGTTTGGACATTACTAGTTCCCATTAAAGAATTAGCCAGTTTTCAAAAAATGATACCGGTAAATGCGCTATTTCCAGAAGTATTAAGAGAAATCCCTACAACATCTATTCATCCGTTCTGTTTTGAAACAGTTTATCCAGAAAATGCGATGCATGCACGTCATTTTTCCTCTCCCTATTCAGGAACAATTGAAGATCCGGTGACAGGAACAGCATCGGGTGTCATGGGGGCATATTATCAAACGTTTGTTGAGCAACACCCATTACCACATACTGTTTATATCGAACAAGGGTTAGAAATAGGCAAAGATGGGCAAGTAGGAGTTCATCTTGCTGGTGAGGATGAATTGACCGTTGCAATTTCAGGGACAGCTGTCTATGTAGATACATTCGCGATTGAGCTGGAAGGAGAAAATTAA
- a CDS encoding ATP-binding cassette domain-containing protein yields MHSRLEQLKEVQTVDCLTTIKFPKHETAAIHNPYPLRIEKLSITYEGKIILDEIDFQLPLGKKVAIVGANGAGKSTFLRAILTQHSSVIVSPKAQIATYRQMDYKFTSQQPLLRALMAETDWPEGTVRSLLHHLGFTQEEVLKPLAVLSGGEATRIAIAQLFTRPSNVLLLDEPTNFIDLVTIRALELFLTEYDGTVLYTSHDAHFIALADEVWKLENGKLIQQ; encoded by the coding sequence ATGCATTCTCGCTTAGAGCAATTAAAAGAAGTTCAAACAGTTGATTGCTTGACAACCATTAAATTTCCAAAACATGAGACAGCAGCAATCCACAATCCGTATCCTTTACGAATTGAAAAACTGTCGATTACATATGAAGGTAAAATCATTTTAGATGAAATAGATTTTCAATTGCCCTTAGGAAAAAAAGTTGCCATCGTCGGTGCAAATGGTGCCGGAAAATCAACTTTCTTGCGTGCTATTTTGACGCAGCACTCAAGTGTTATCGTGTCGCCAAAAGCCCAAATAGCCACCTATCGTCAGATGGATTATAAATTCACGAGTCAACAACCGTTATTACGGGCGCTAATGGCAGAAACCGATTGGCCAGAAGGAACGGTTCGTTCGTTGTTACACCATTTAGGCTTTACACAAGAAGAAGTGTTAAAACCATTAGCTGTTTTAAGTGGTGGAGAAGCGACCAGAATAGCAATTGCGCAGTTGTTCACTCGACCATCTAATGTGCTACTTTTGGATGAACCGACGAATTTTATTGATTTAGTCACCATTCGGGCGTTAGAACTCTTTTTAACTGAGTATGACGGCACGGTTTTATACACGTCACATGATGCTCATTTTATTGCGCTTGCTGATGAAGTGTGGAAACTAGAGAATGGCAAACTGATCCAGCAATGA
- the brnQ gene encoding branched-chain amino acid transport system II carrier protein, producing the protein MKKTLSTREIIFIGLMIFSLFFGAGNLIFPAELGRAAGTSVWSGMVGFLIAGVGLPLLGLLAIAQVSADGSTEALSEKVHPIFASVLTCVTYLTIGPLFAGPRTGVVSYEIAVAPFLANQPHRWALFAFTLVYFGIVYYLALYPSKFVDHFGKIVTPFLLLILGGLILASIIHPLNGLQEPQFPYTEYPFLRGIKAGYLTMDTIVSIVFATIIITAVKDRGVTEKRVIQTIIFKAGSIAALFLGLIYFGLSYVGASSAQLSFASGAEILAGVSTHYFGIYGNIIFGLAILLACIPTGAGLLSSCALYFHQLLPRFSYQQLLTAFVLFSCGVANIGLNELIRISVPVLSFIYPIIIVLILLTFIDKIVPCHRYVYRGAIAFTMVVSLNDGLMAVQPNWDFISPIIYLPFTELGFGWVLPAIVGGLVGWIYSLIKE; encoded by the coding sequence ATGAAAAAGACACTTTCAACGAGAGAAATTATCTTTATCGGTTTAATGATTTTCTCACTTTTTTTTGGTGCAGGAAATTTAATTTTCCCTGCAGAATTAGGGAGAGCTGCTGGAACATCCGTCTGGTCAGGGATGGTGGGCTTTTTAATCGCTGGAGTGGGATTGCCTTTGCTTGGATTATTAGCCATTGCTCAAGTGAGTGCCGATGGTTCAACAGAAGCGTTAAGCGAGAAAGTTCATCCGATCTTTGCATCTGTTTTAACGTGTGTGACCTATTTAACGATTGGGCCTTTATTTGCAGGACCGCGCACAGGTGTGGTTTCTTATGAAATTGCGGTAGCACCGTTTTTAGCGAATCAACCGCATCGCTGGGCACTATTCGCTTTTACACTGGTTTACTTTGGAATTGTTTATTATTTGGCATTGTATCCAAGTAAATTTGTGGATCATTTTGGTAAAATTGTTACGCCATTTTTATTACTGATTTTAGGTGGTTTAATTTTAGCAAGTATTATTCATCCCCTAAATGGACTCCAAGAACCACAATTTCCCTATACAGAGTACCCATTTTTGCGAGGGATTAAAGCAGGGTATTTAACAATGGATACAATTGTTTCTATCGTTTTTGCGACGATTATTATCACGGCAGTCAAAGACCGTGGTGTGACAGAGAAGAGAGTGATCCAAACAATTATTTTCAAAGCGGGTAGTATTGCGGCCTTGTTTTTAGGACTGATTTATTTTGGTTTAAGTTATGTGGGCGCATCAAGTGCACAATTGTCGTTTGCTTCAGGCGCAGAAATTTTAGCAGGGGTCTCGACACACTATTTTGGCATCTATGGCAATATTATTTTTGGTTTAGCTATTTTATTGGCTTGTATTCCTACAGGCGCAGGTTTATTGTCTTCGTGTGCATTATATTTCCATCAATTACTTCCACGTTTTTCATACCAACAGTTGTTAACGGCATTTGTTTTGTTTAGTTGTGGGGTAGCGAATATTGGTTTAAATGAATTAATTCGTATTTCAGTACCTGTATTGAGTTTTATTTATCCAATTATTATTGTATTAATTTTATTAACCTTTATTGACAAAATTGTTCCTTGTCATCGTTATGTCTATCGGGGGGCGATTGCTTTTACGATGGTCGTAAGTTTAAATGATGGATTGATGGCAGTTCAACCCAATTGGGATTTTATCTCGCCAATTATTTATTTACCCTTTACAGAATTAGGTTTTGGCTGGGTATTACCAGCAATCGTTGGTGGGCTCGTCGGCTGGATTTATTCTCTTATCAAAGAGTAA